One Rattus rattus isolate New Zealand chromosome 12, Rrattus_CSIRO_v1, whole genome shotgun sequence genomic window carries:
- the LOC116913924 gene encoding ribonuclease pancreatic delta-type encodes MGLEKSLLLFSLLVLVLGWVQPSLGRKPSVQDFKRQHMDPGSPPNSRPTYCNQMMKRRGMTKGSCKRVNTFLHESWAKVQAICSQRQMTCKTSSKKNCHKSSSPLHITECRLKGSSKYPKCDYTTTNSQKHIIIACEGNPLVPVHYDASV; translated from the coding sequence ATGGGTCTGGAGAAGTCCCTCCTTCTGTTTTCACTGCTTGTCCTGGTGCTTGGATGGGTCCAGCCTTCCCTGGGTAGGAAACCTTCAGTCCAGGATTTTAAGAGGCAGCACATGGACCCGGGTAGTCCCCCCAACAGCAGACCCACCTACTGTAACCAGATGATGAAGCGCCGGGGGATGACCAAGGGGTCATGCAAGCGGGTAAACACCTTCCTGCATGAATCCTGGGCAAAGGTCCAGGCCATCTGCTCCCAGAGACAAATGACCTGTAAGACCTCCAGCAAGAAAAACTGCCACAAGAGCAGCTCCCCCCTGCACATCACTGAGTGCCGCCTGAAGGGCAGCTCCAAGTATCCCAAGTGTGACTACACCACCACTAACAGCCAGAAGCACATCATCATTGCTTGTGAGGGGAACCCCCTCGTCCCAGTCCACTACGATGCTTCTGTGTAG